CGCCACGATGGGCGAGCTCATGACGGACATGAACGCGCTCTCCGGGTCACTGTACCTGGAGGCTCTCGGCATGACCCGTGTGGCGAAGGAGGCCTACGCGCTTATCGGGGGCAAGTTTCCGCACCCGCAGACGATGGTTCCGGGGGGTGTGAGCGCGACGGTCAACCTCTCGACGATGAACGAGATCTACTTGCGGTTGCAGCAGTTCTTCGACTACGCGAAAAAGACAGCGGCGATCTACGACGACATCTGCGACTTCTTCTACGACGCGAACCCCCGGTACCGCGATGTGGGCCGTACGCCCGCGAACCTCGTGGATCTCGGCGTCTGGGACGATCCGTACGCCTACGACGCGACCTACGAGAACTGCAACGAGTGGGGCGAGAAGCGGTGGGCCACGCCGGGCGTCATAGTTGACGGCCAGCTCGTGACCACGAAGCTCCAGAACATCAACCTCGGGATGGAGGAGTTCATAGACCACTCCTTCTACGAGGGATGGGAGGGCCAGACCTTCAAGACCGACCCGCTCGGCGCGCCCTTGAGCCCGCACCATCCGTGGAACAAGGAGACGAAGCCCCGACCTCAGGCCCCGAACTGGCGGGAGAAGTACACTTGGTCCACGTCTCCCCGGTGGGACCGGATGCCGATGGACGCCGAATGTACGGCCCGGATGTGGACGACGGCGGCGGCCCAGCTCCTCCCCGACAACCCGTACATCGAGCCGACCGGACACAGCCTCAAGCTGCTCTTGCCCAAGGGCCGGCTGCCGGAGATGGAGCTTGAGTGGAGGATCCCCGACGTCTGGAACGCCTTCGAGCGCAACCGTGGCCGGGCCTACTGCGTCGCCTACACCGCGCTTGTCGGGCTGAACACCTGGCATCAGGGGATGCAGCTCATGAAGGAGGGCAAGACCGAGATAAGCGTGGAGTACAAGGTGCCGAAGGGCCAGCGGCTCGGGGTCGGGTTCTGGGGGGCCGGGCGCGGCTACGTCAGCCACCATATGATGCTGGATGACGGCGTCGTCACGAACTACCAGATCATCACCCCCTCGACCATCAATGCCTCGCCGCGCGACCCGTGGGGGACGCCGGGGATGTACGAGATAGCCGCCCTGAACACCCCGATCCTCGAGAACAGCCCCGAGGGCAGGTTCCAGGGCATAGACATCCAGCGTTCCATCCGGGCGTTCGACCCGTGCATGCCCTGCACGACCCACGTCCACACCGACGAGGGCATCGTGACGCGCGAGGTCAATACCTGCGCCTGCGGGGCGGACGACTAGGGAGATTTCGAGATGATCCTCGTCGCCGGCGTCGGCTACCAGCACCTGAGCGACCTCTCCTTCGGATCGGTCATAGTCGAACGGATGCGGGAGATGGAGTGGCCCGAGAACGTGCGAATAGAGGACTTCGGGTGGGGGCCGATCTCCATCCTGCACTGGTTTGAGGCGAGCCCCGGCAAGAAGTTCGACCGGGCTGTTTTCGTCGGGGCGATCGAGCGCGGTCGGGGGCCGGGGAAGTTGTATTTCTATCCCTGGCCCGCCGAAAAGCCCGACCCGGAGATCGTGCAGGAGCGCATCTCGGAGGCGCTCACCGGGGTCATAAGCCTTGAGAACCTGCTCATCATCGCCCAGCACTTCGACGCGCTCCCGCCCGATACCCTCGTTGTAGAACTCGAACCGGTGGAGCGGGAATGGGGATCGGGTATG
This sequence is a window from Rubrobacter indicoceani. Protein-coding genes within it:
- a CDS encoding nickel-dependent hydrogenase large subunit; this encodes MCFKNLPVEFDSEGKPYLRDDVPDPYATSHSPELNGSSVATLSRDQIEDLLVRNGHIQQKNFDPVTRVAGALAFHSVVDLEERKVLESRSVATLFRGYEIIMMGRDPRDAIYITSRACGVCGGTHSGTAALATEMAIGIKPPPLGIVTRNMLSVLEYLLDLPLHLFMLAGPDFSENVIRKTNPEVWELATRTEAPHAGVHGYATMGELMTDMNALSGSLYLEALGMTRVAKEAYALIGGKFPHPQTMVPGGVSATVNLSTMNEIYLRLQQFFDYAKKTAAIYDDICDFFYDANPRYRDVGRTPANLVDLGVWDDPYAYDATYENCNEWGEKRWATPGVIVDGQLVTTKLQNINLGMEEFIDHSFYEGWEGQTFKTDPLGAPLSPHHPWNKETKPRPQAPNWREKYTWSTSPRWDRMPMDAECTARMWTTAAAQLLPDNPYIEPTGHSLKLLLPKGRLPEMELEWRIPDVWNAFERNRGRAYCVAYTALVGLNTWHQGMQLMKEGKTEISVEYKVPKGQRLGVGFWGAGRGYVSHHMMLDDGVVTNYQIITPSTINASPRDPWGTPGMYEIAALNTPILENSPEGRFQGIDIQRSIRAFDPCMPCTTHVHTDEGIVTREVNTCACGADD
- a CDS encoding hydrogenase maturation protease, which gives rise to MILVAGVGYQHLSDLSFGSVIVERMREMEWPENVRIEDFGWGPISILHWFEASPGKKFDRAVFVGAIERGRGPGKLYFYPWPAEKPDPEIVQERISEALTGVISLENLLIIAQHFDALPPDTLVVELEPVEREWGSGMGEIGRQRMTETIAWIRKEVHARPYPNGRKEVRNR